A genomic segment from Leptospira ryugenii encodes:
- a CDS encoding four helix bundle protein, with the protein MAKVELPLPNRYHFKTEIPIRKTDLWGELHVSFATVLDLVLEAHLQFFQYLGFSVLDIYGRSIIFSNATVTYESELLFGDLVEARVTIENLREKSFELFFHLTKDHGNISVSRVRISVLFFDYEARRVVPIPQEFLQLIQAKDLDIQNTSEEMRKFGDVYKKFPLWISTLKILKNVYSIANDLPDKEQEFIANGLRKYAVKAVNASAKARKSPFRKEKLKSLDIVKACLNEIRYFLSLAEELNYGKYTDLNVLFTRAEELWKVYYKKVKEAPQNLNRSKRT; encoded by the coding sequence ATGGCAAAAGTAGAACTCCCTCTTCCCAATCGTTATCATTTTAAGACGGAAATTCCCATTCGGAAGACAGACTTGTGGGGGGAGTTGCATGTTTCCTTTGCAACCGTTTTGGATTTGGTTTTGGAGGCTCACTTACAATTCTTCCAATACCTTGGTTTTTCCGTTTTGGATATCTATGGACGAAGTATTATTTTTAGTAACGCAACCGTTACCTATGAGTCAGAACTGCTTTTTGGTGACTTGGTAGAAGCAAGAGTCACTATCGAAAATTTAAGAGAAAAGTCATTTGAGCTCTTCTTTCATTTGACGAAAGATCATGGTAACATCTCTGTTAGTCGAGTTCGTATTTCAGTTTTGTTTTTTGATTATGAAGCTAGGCGCGTAGTACCTATTCCACAGGAATTTTTGCAATTGATCCAAGCCAAAGATTTGGACATACAAAATACTTCCGAGGAGATGAGGAAGTTTGGCGATGTTTATAAAAAGTTTCCACTTTGGATTTCTACTCTCAAGATCCTAAAAAATGTGTACTCAATAGCGAATGATTTGCCAGATAAAGAACAAGAATTTATCGCAAATGGATTGCGAAAGTATGCAGTCAAAGCGGTAAATGCTTCTGCAAAGGCGAGAAAGTCTCCATTTAGAAAAGAAAAACTTAAATCATTGGATATCGTGAAAGCTTGCCTAAATGAAATCCGCTATTTCTTAAGTTTGGCCGAAGAATTGAACTACGGAAAGTACACTGACTTGAATGTTTTGTTTACGAGAGCCGAAGAGTTATGGAAAGTATACTATAAAAAAGTGAAAGAAGCACCGCAAAACCTAAATCGCAGCAAGAGGACTTGA